Proteins from a genomic interval of Zingiber officinale cultivar Zhangliang chromosome 1B, Zo_v1.1, whole genome shotgun sequence:
- the LOC121981500 gene encoding transcription factor LAF1-like, with translation MGCKMCEKAKVTYKRGLWSPDEDQKLKDYILKHGHGCWTSVALKAGLHRNGKSCRLRWMNYLRPGLKRSAFTAEEESTVMKLHAIWGNKWSQIAMHLPGRTDNEVKNHWHTNLKKKLRKVENPKSEQVSNEHDSRNSVSESQESTLTNSCHSMIEHANHQPPVYKLLFADWIPMFSGNGSLNLDGGAMSRSTSNSEVLSPELSQLDMADSIIDWKDSIIPGGLQPVEQIPDVNFHDLFDILWY, from the exons ATGGGGTGCAAGATGTGTGAGAAGGCAAAGGTGACCTACAAGAGAGGCTTGTGGTCTCCTGACGAGGACCAAAAGCTGAAGGACTACATCCTCAAGCACGGCCATGGCTGCTGGACCTCTGTAGCACTCAAAGCTG GCTTGCATAGGAATGGAAAGAGCTGCAGATTGAGGTGGATGAATTACCTGAGGCCAGGACTCAAACGCTCTGCTTTCACAGCTGAAGAGGAATCGACTGTTATGAAACTGCATGCCATTTGGGGCAACAA GTGGTCTCAGATAGCAATGCATCTACCAGGAAGAACTGATAATGAAGTGAAGAACCACTGGCACACCAACCTCAAGAAGAAACTCAGGAAAGTCGAAAATCCGAAATCTGAACAAGTATCGAATGAGCACGACAGCCGAAACTCTGTTTCAGAATCTCAAGAATCAACCCTCACAAATTCTTGCCATTCCATGATAGAGCATGCCAATCATCAGCCTCCTGTCTACAAACTTCTTTTTGCAGATTGGATACCAATGTTCAGTGGCAATGGCTCGTTGAATTTGGACGGTGGAGCGATGAGTCGATCGACCTCTAACTCTGAAGTCTTGAGTCCCGAGCTTTCTCAGCTTGACATGGCTGATAGCATCATAGATTGGAAAGACTCGATCATCCCTGGAGGACTACAGCCTGTGGAGCAAATTCCAGATGTCAATTTCCATGATTTGTTTGACATCCTTTGGTATTGA